In the [Clostridium] colinum genome, one interval contains:
- a CDS encoding GntR family transcriptional regulator — translation MFNIDFRNPKPIYEQLTESIEKLAIKGVLKPDEQLPSVRQLAMELSINPNTIQRAYSLLESKGITYSIKGRGSFISPNCIDCIKNKLEFIRDDIKRLIEEARDIGATDELILSWLK, via the coding sequence ATGTTTAATATAGATTTTAGAAATCCTAAACCTATTTATGAACAATTAACAGAAAGTATAGAGAAATTGGCTATAAAAGGTGTTTTAAAGCCAGATGAACAGCTACCAAGCGTTAGACAGTTAGCTATGGAGCTTTCTATAAATCCTAATACTATACAACGAGCATATAGTTTGCTAGAAAGTAAAGGCATAACTTATTCAATAAAAGGCAGAGGTAGCTTTATATCACCAAATTGTATAGACTGTATAAAAAATAAGCTTGAATTTATAAGAGATGATATAAAAAGGCTTATAGAAGAAGCTAGAGATATAGGAGCAACAGATGAGCTTATTTTAAGTTGGCTTAAATGA
- a CDS encoding DNA topoisomerase III: MKHLIIAEKPSVAKDIAKVLKCSKKGEGYFYNDTYIISWAIGHLVTLCDPEEYDKSLKKWSVNTLPIIPTKIKIKAINNTKKQLKILSNLINTNSVESLICATDSGREGELIFRYIYEITKCKKPFKRLWISSMTDEAIKEGFENLKDGKEYDNLYYSAKCRSEADWLVGINASRAFTLKFNTLLSIGRVQTPTLAILVEKHKEIENFKVTEYFEIEANFKTLDETNQSYKGIWIAKKNETKIFEKNKANDILKDIKDKKGIVKNIETETKKQPPPLLYDLTELQRDCNKKFSYSAKKTLSIAQDLYEKRKLITYPRTDSRYLSEDMKAKIKPILNKLNTLNTYKPFLDYVLSLEKLPITKRIIDNSKITDHHAIIPTLTVNISSLSKDEKNVYDLIVRRFIAVFYPNYVYNITKIITEIEEHLFLTKGTTILEEGFTKLNVEKDKKDNDILPNVKKGVNVFNENSKILNKKTKPPSPYNEATLLSAMENAGRFVDDENLKEQLKESGLGTPATRASIIERLLQMNYVKRKGKSLIPTNKGIKLIEIVPKELKSPETTGKWEKGLSSISKGTMQPKTFMDSINRYVHFLVDYSKKAQINIVFDNEDNNKFKQSNKYKSLEKFGVCPQCNNDILENSKSFYCSNWKNGCKFNIWKNSLEKYNIFIHKELAKNIIKDKKIIDIKIIDPKDKKEKLADLILFDTGNINIIIK, encoded by the coding sequence ATGAAACATCTAATTATAGCCGAAAAACCTTCTGTTGCAAAAGATATTGCAAAAGTTTTAAAATGTAGTAAAAAAGGTGAAGGCTATTTTTATAACGATACTTATATTATATCTTGGGCTATTGGTCATCTTGTTACCCTTTGTGACCCAGAAGAATATGATAAAAGCTTAAAAAAATGGAGTGTAAACACTTTACCTATTATACCTACTAAAATAAAAATTAAAGCTATAAATAACACTAAAAAACAATTAAAAATTTTATCTAATCTTATAAATACAAATAGTGTAGAAAGCCTCATATGTGCAACGGATAGTGGGCGTGAAGGTGAACTTATTTTTAGATATATATATGAAATAACAAAATGTAAAAAGCCTTTTAAAAGATTATGGATATCTAGTATGACTGATGAAGCTATAAAAGAAGGCTTTGAAAATTTAAAAGATGGTAAAGAATATGACAATCTTTATTATTCTGCAAAGTGTAGGTCTGAGGCAGATTGGTTAGTTGGTATAAACGCATCTAGAGCTTTTACTTTAAAATTTAACACCCTACTATCTATTGGTCGTGTTCAGACCCCTACTTTAGCTATATTAGTAGAAAAACATAAAGAAATAGAAAATTTTAAAGTAACTGAATATTTTGAAATAGAGGCTAATTTTAAAACATTAGATGAAACTAATCAAAGTTACAAAGGTATTTGGATAGCTAAGAAAAATGAAACAAAAATATTTGAAAAAAATAAAGCAAATGATATTTTAAAAGATATAAAAGATAAAAAAGGTATTGTAAAAAATATAGAAACTGAAACTAAAAAACAACCACCACCTTTGTTATATGATTTAACAGAGCTACAAAGAGATTGTAACAAAAAGTTTTCTTATTCTGCTAAAAAAACTTTATCTATAGCTCAAGATTTGTATGAAAAAAGAAAATTAATTACATATCCTAGAACAGATAGTAGGTATTTATCTGAAGATATGAAAGCTAAAATTAAACCAATACTTAATAAATTAAATACTTTAAATACATATAAACCTTTTTTAGACTATGTTTTATCTCTTGAAAAACTACCTATAACAAAACGTATAATTGACAATAGCAAAATAACAGACCACCATGCTATTATACCTACATTAACTGTAAATATATCTTCTTTATCGAAAGATGAAAAAAATGTATACGACCTTATAGTAAGACGTTTTATTGCTGTTTTTTATCCTAATTATGTATATAATATAACAAAAATTATAACAGAAATAGAAGAACATTTATTTTTAACTAAAGGTACTACTATATTAGAAGAAGGCTTTACAAAACTTAATGTTGAAAAAGATAAAAAAGATAATGATATTTTACCTAATGTAAAAAAAGGTGTAAATGTTTTTAATGAAAATTCCAAAATATTAAATAAGAAAACTAAGCCACCTAGCCCATATAATGAAGCTACACTACTTTCGGCTATGGAAAATGCTGGACGATTTGTAGATGATGAAAACTTAAAAGAACAATTAAAAGAGTCTGGACTAGGAACCCCTGCTACAAGAGCCTCTATTATAGAACGCTTGTTACAAATGAATTATGTAAAAAGAAAAGGTAAATCTTTAATACCTACAAATAAAGGTATCAAACTAATTGAAATTGTTCCAAAAGAGCTAAAATCTCCAGAAACAACTGGTAAATGGGAAAAAGGGCTTTCTTCTATATCAAAAGGTACTATGCAACCTAAAACATTTATGGATAGTATAAATAGATATGTTCACTTTTTAGTAGACTATTCTAAAAAAGCACAAATAAATATTGTATTTGATAATGAAGATAACAATAAATTTAAACAATCTAATAAATATAAATCTTTAGAAAAATTTGGCGTATGCCCTCAATGTAATAATGATATTTTAGAAAATAGTAAAAGCTTTTATTGTTCTAACTGGAAAAATGGTTGTAAATTTAACATATGGAAAAATAGCTTAGAAAAATATAATATTTTTATACATAAAGAACTTGCTAAAAATATTATAAAAGATAAAAAAATTATAGATATAAAAATTATAGACCCAAAAGATAAAAAAGAAAAATTAGCCGATTTAATATTATTTGATACTGGAAATATAAATATAATAATTAAATAA
- a CDS encoding DUF1836 domain-containing protein, giving the protein MKNDEILNILKEYLDIEDIDLDKIPNIDLYIDQVTTFLEYNLEKYKRDKDQKIITKTMINNYAKDKILLSPVKKKYNKKQLISLILIYHLKSIMSITDIGLILKDSQENIEEIYKQFLIYKEKSNEEFYKNIENFLENMQENKDISIDLIVFLINIINEANQRKYLAEKIIDLYLKK; this is encoded by the coding sequence ATGAAAAATGATGAAATATTAAATATTTTGAAAGAATATTTAGACATAGAAGACATAGATCTAGATAAAATCCCTAATATAGATTTATATATAGACCAAGTAACAACTTTTTTAGAATATAATCTTGAAAAATATAAAAGAGATAAAGACCAAAAAATAATTACTAAAACAATGATAAATAACTATGCAAAAGATAAAATATTGTTATCACCAGTTAAAAAAAAGTATAATAAAAAACAATTAATATCATTAATATTAATTTATCATTTAAAATCTATAATGTCTATAACAGATATTGGTTTAATATTAAAAGATAGCCAAGAAAATATAGAAGAAATATATAAACAATTTTTAATATATAAAGAAAAATCTAATGAAGAATTTTATAAAAATATAGAAAATTTTTTAGAAAATATGCAAGAAAATAAAGATATAAGTATAGATTTAATAGTATTTTTAATAAATATTATTAATGAAGCTAATCAAAGAAAATATTTGGCAGAAAAAATTATAGATTTATATTTAAAAAAATAA
- the upp gene encoding uracil phosphoribosyltransferase has protein sequence MSKLYIVEHPVVQSKVTMLRDVKTGNKEFRELVSEIASFICYEATKDLETTEIEVESVLCKTKGHVLNRKVGIVPILRAGLGMVDGILNLIPNANIGHIGLYRDPETLLPVEYYCKLPSSDPANTDILLVDPMLATGGTAIAAMQFIKERGFKNIKFLCLIASPEGVKKVNEAHPDVDIYTASLDDHLNSHGYIIPGLGDAGDRIFGTK, from the coding sequence TTGAGTAAATTATACATAGTAGAACACCCTGTTGTTCAAAGTAAAGTTACTATGCTTAGAGATGTAAAAACAGGTAATAAAGAATTTAGAGAGCTTGTTTCCGAGATAGCTAGTTTTATTTGCTATGAAGCAACAAAAGATTTAGAAACAACAGAAATAGAAGTAGAATCTGTACTTTGTAAAACAAAAGGTCATGTTTTAAATAGAAAAGTTGGTATTGTACCTATATTAAGAGCTGGTCTTGGTATGGTTGATGGTATATTAAATTTAATACCTAATGCTAATATAGGTCATATTGGTCTTTATAGAGACCCTGAAACTCTTTTACCAGTAGAGTACTACTGTAAATTACCTTCATCTGACCCTGCTAATACAGATATATTGCTTGTTGACCCTATGCTTGCTACTGGTGGTACTGCCATAGCTGCTATGCAATTTATTAAAGAACGTGGATTTAAAAATATCAAATTTTTATGTTTAATAGCTTCACCAGAAGGTGTAAAAAAAGTAAACGAAGCTCATCCAGATGTAGATATTTATACTGCGTCTTTAGACGACCATTTAAATTCTCACGGCTATATTATACCAGGTCTTGGTGATGCTGGAGATAGAATTTTTGGAACAAAATAA
- a CDS encoding Sua5 family C-terminal domain-containing protein — MLESVVENVSIDKAILTNNSNMIAKAPGMKYKHYAPLGDVFIIDGNIDNIISHILKYLKTDKENNLKSIVIASNETINNYSSFTALNVGSRKDLDEIAKNIFNILRECDNLNVEKIYIESFAEKGVGLAIMNRLKKAAGYKIINV; from the coding sequence ATGTTAGAAAGTGTTGTTGAAAATGTATCTATTGATAAAGCTATTTTAACTAATAATTCTAATATGATAGCAAAAGCCCCTGGTATGAAATATAAACATTATGCACCTTTAGGAGATGTTTTTATAATTGATGGCAATATTGATAATATAATTTCTCATATATTAAAATATTTAAAAACAGATAAGGAAAATAATTTAAAATCTATTGTTATTGCATCAAATGAAACTATAAATAATTATTCATCTTTTACTGCTTTAAATGTTGGTAGTAGGAAAGATTTAGATGAAATTGCTAAAAATATTTTTAATATTTTAAGAGAATGCGATAACCTTAATGTAGAAAAAATATATATAGAATCTTTTGCCGAAAAAGGTGTTGGACTTGCAATTATGAATAGGTTAAAAAAAGCTGCTGGTTATAAAATAATAAATGTATAA
- the rpiB gene encoding ribose 5-phosphate isomerase B, whose amino-acid sequence MKNIIFVCTGNTCRSPMAEAIAKSLCKNININITSRGIFVYNSLSINENAKQVLNNNNINISEHFSTPLSLSEFENADLILTMEKQHKNLLLKNNNVNKSKVYTLYEYTLNSDMDIKDPFGCDIDTYNKCFDELYNLISKINFDNIQEENMIGIGSDHGGFHLKQEVIKYLKENNIPFKDYGTNSTDSVDYPIYAKNVANDVANGTLNKGILICGTGIGVSMAANKVKGIRTALCHDVFSAKATREHNDANILTMGERVIGVGLALEIVKTFLETPFSNDERHIRRINMIEE is encoded by the coding sequence ATGAAAAATATAATATTTGTTTGTACTGGTAATACTTGTCGTAGTCCTATGGCAGAAGCAATAGCTAAATCTTTATGTAAAAATATAAATATAAATATTACCTCTAGAGGAATTTTTGTATATAATAGTTTATCTATTAATGAAAATGCTAAACAAGTTTTAAATAATAATAATATTAATATATCTGAACATTTTTCTACTCCCCTTAGTTTATCTGAGTTTGAAAATGCCGATTTAATATTAACAATGGAAAAACAACATAAAAATCTTTTACTTAAAAATAATAATGTGAATAAATCTAAAGTTTATACATTGTATGAATATACATTAAATAGTGATATGGATATAAAAGACCCTTTTGGTTGTGATATTGATACATATAATAAATGTTTTGATGAACTTTATAATCTTATATCAAAAATAAACTTTGATAATATACAGGAGGAAAATATGATAGGTATAGGCTCAGACCACGGTGGTTTTCACTTAAAACAAGAAGTTATAAAATATCTAAAAGAAAATAATATACCTTTTAAAGATTATGGAACAAACTCTACAGATTCGGTAGATTACCCTATTTATGCAAAAAATGTTGCAAATGATGTAGCAAATGGTACTTTAAATAAAGGTATATTAATATGTGGAACGGGTATTGGGGTATCTATGGCTGCCAACAAAGTTAAAGGTATTCGTACGGCTCTTTGCCACGACGTTTTTTCTGCTAAAGCTACAAGAGAACATAATGATGCAAATATATTAACTATGGGTGAACGTGTTATAGGTGTTGGTTTAGCTTTAGAGATAGTAAAAACTTTCTTAGAGACACCTTTTTCTAATGACGAAAGACATATAAGAAGAATTAATATGATAGAAGAATAG
- a CDS encoding phospho-sugar mutase: protein MNYKSVYENWINDEYFDSETKKELLSIKDNEKEIEERFYKDLDFGTGGLRGIIGAGINRINIYTVSKATQGLADYILNQKEYKKEKGVAIGYDSRFMSKEFAEITALVLNGNGIKTYLFDELRPTPMVSFAIRELGCIAGVVITASHNPPEYNGYKIYGEDGGQVPFPKDVEIIGYVNNVKDFKAIKKLDKEEAIKQNLFNIIGKEIDEKYDENVLNQLINKDMIKTFSDLKIVYTPIHGTGNKPVRRILEKAGFKNVNIVKEQELPDCKFSTVDYPNPEDPNAFKLALKLAEEIDADIIVGTDPDADRVGAVVKNNKGEYIILSGNMMGVLLTDYILSQKQQKGTLSSKGAIISTVVSSNMTEKIAKNYNVDYFNVLTGFKFIGEKIKQFEQTGRNEYIFGFEESYGCLAGTYARDKDAVVATMLICELAGFYKNKGLTLYEGLQEIYKKYGYFKEDIKSITLKGIDGIKDMEKIMTYLRESTPKAVNGKDLIEVRDYKVGKIKNLPNNTVLDTDLPKSNVLYFTLSDKSWFCVRPSGTEPKIKIYFGVEESTESEANIKLDSLMKNVMDMIENILK, encoded by the coding sequence ATGAATTATAAAAGTGTATATGAAAATTGGATAAATGATGAATACTTTGATAGTGAAACTAAAAAAGAATTGTTAAGTATAAAAGATAATGAAAAAGAAATAGAAGAAAGGTTTTATAAAGACTTAGATTTTGGCACAGGTGGATTAAGAGGTATTATAGGGGCTGGTATTAACCGTATTAATATATATACAGTTAGTAAAGCAACACAAGGGCTTGCAGATTATATATTAAATCAAAAAGAATATAAAAAAGAAAAAGGTGTTGCTATAGGTTACGATTCTAGATTTATGAGCAAAGAATTTGCAGAAATAACGGCACTTGTTTTAAATGGCAATGGTATAAAAACATATTTATTTGATGAATTAAGGCCAACTCCTATGGTATCTTTTGCCATAAGAGAATTAGGTTGTATAGCAGGTGTTGTTATTACAGCAAGTCATAATCCTCCAGAATACAACGGATATAAAATATATGGAGAAGATGGAGGGCAAGTACCTTTTCCAAAAGATGTAGAAATAATAGGTTATGTTAATAATGTAAAAGATTTTAAGGCTATAAAAAAATTAGATAAAGAAGAAGCTATAAAACAAAATTTATTTAATATCATAGGTAAAGAAATAGATGAAAAATACGACGAAAATGTGTTAAATCAATTAATAAATAAAGATATGATAAAGACCTTTAGTGATTTAAAAATAGTATATACACCTATACACGGAACGGGAAATAAGCCAGTAAGACGTATATTAGAAAAAGCAGGATTTAAAAATGTTAATATAGTCAAAGAACAAGAATTACCAGATTGTAAATTTAGCACAGTAGATTATCCTAATCCAGAAGACCCTAATGCATTTAAATTAGCCTTAAAATTAGCAGAAGAAATAGATGCAGATATAATTGTAGGTACAGACCCTGATGCAGATAGAGTAGGGGCAGTTGTAAAAAATAATAAAGGTGAATATATTATCTTATCTGGAAATATGATGGGAGTATTATTGACAGACTATATTTTAAGTCAAAAGCAACAAAAGGGCACATTATCTAGTAAAGGTGCTATAATATCAACAGTTGTATCTTCTAATATGACTGAAAAGATAGCAAAAAATTATAATGTGGACTATTTTAATGTATTAACAGGGTTTAAGTTTATTGGTGAAAAAATTAAACAATTTGAACAAACAGGACGTAATGAATATATTTTTGGATTTGAAGAAAGCTACGGTTGTTTAGCTGGTACATATGCTAGAGATAAAGATGCTGTTGTTGCCACTATGCTTATATGTGAACTAGCAGGATTTTATAAAAATAAAGGTTTAACATTATACGAAGGTTTACAAGAAATTTATAAAAAATATGGTTATTTCAAAGAAGATATAAAATCTATTACATTAAAAGGTATTGATGGTATTAAAGATATGGAAAAAATAATGACATATCTAAGAGAATCTACACCAAAGGCAGTAAATGGAAAAGATTTAATAGAAGTAAGAGATTATAAAGTTGGAAAAATAAAAAATTTACCCAATAATACTGTATTAGATACAGATTTACCAAAATCTAATGTTTTATATTTTACATTAAGTGATAAATCTTGGTTTTGTGTTAGACCATCTGGTACAGAACCAAAAATAAAAATATATTTTGGAGTAGAAGAATCAACAGAAAGTGAAGCTAATATTAAACTTGATAGTTTGATGAAAAATGTTATGGATATGATAGAAAATATTTTAAAATAA
- a CDS encoding glycosyltransferase family 4 protein has translation MDHNWLLYWAGFLIAFVVSMLMTPFAKKIAFKIKAIDYPKSRGLNKEPMPRIGGLAIFLGFLASIIILSFFVEDFHTKQFIGFLTGGVLIVILGIFDDIYELSPKIKFIVQLLVAFIVVSTGTRIDVMSWPFWQYLRPFNAIITMVWILGLVNAVNLIDGVDGLAAGVSSIASLCLMVLCLISGSNLAVILTAILAGSCLGFLPRNFSPAEIYMGDTGSTFLGYVLAVTSCIGVYKSYAVLSIVISTLAVALPILDTLFAMIRRAINRKPLMSADRGHLHHRLIDSGYSHKQAVIILYGLSLFSAIIAILIAIQDYKATIVVFIAFCMLMLMMYVYKSRTQ, from the coding sequence TTGGATCATAATTGGTTACTATATTGGGCTGGTTTTTTAATAGCATTTGTTGTATCAATGCTTATGACACCTTTTGCTAAAAAAATTGCATTTAAAATAAAAGCTATTGATTATCCAAAATCTAGAGGCTTAAATAAAGAACCTATGCCAAGGATAGGTGGACTAGCTATATTTTTAGGTTTTTTAGCATCTATTATCATATTATCTTTTTTTGTTGAAGATTTTCATACAAAACAATTTATTGGATTTTTAACTGGTGGTGTATTAATAGTAATTCTTGGTATATTTGACGATATTTATGAACTTTCACCAAAAATTAAATTTATTGTACAATTATTAGTAGCTTTTATTGTAGTGTCTACAGGAACAAGAATAGATGTTATGTCTTGGCCTTTTTGGCAATATTTACGTCCTTTTAATGCTATAATAACAATGGTATGGATATTAGGCCTTGTAAATGCTGTAAATCTTATAGATGGTGTTGATGGTCTTGCTGCTGGTGTATCTTCTATAGCTTCATTATGCCTTATGGTACTTTGTTTAATATCTGGTAGCAATTTAGCCGTTATTTTAACAGCAATATTAGCAGGCTCTTGCTTAGGCTTTTTACCAAGAAACTTTAGCCCGGCTGAAATTTATATGGGTGATACTGGCTCAACATTTTTAGGATATGTATTAGCCGTAACGTCTTGTATAGGTGTATATAAAAGCTACGCTGTTCTATCTATCGTTATATCTACATTAGCAGTAGCTTTACCTATTTTAGATACACTTTTTGCTATGATAAGACGTGCTATAAATAGAAAACCTTTAATGAGTGCAGATAGAGGTCATCTTCATCATAGACTTATAGATAGTGGTTATTCTCACAAGCAAGCTGTTATTATTCTTTATGGGCTTAGCTTATTTAGTGCTATTATTGCCATACTTATAGCTATACAAGACTATAAAGCAACTATTGTTGTTTTTATAGCATTTTGTATGCTTATGCTTATGATGTATGTTTATAAAAGTCGCACTCAATAA
- the radA gene encoding DNA repair protein RadA, which yields MAKIKTKYICQECGYETGKWLGRCPSCNNFSTFSEEIVEKNTPKITSPSATNKALSLDNIAPINEVRTKTQIGELDRVLGGGIVQGSLTLVGGDPGIGKSTLLLQICQAVGEANKKILYVSGEESAQQIKLRASRLNITTKNLLLLSETNFNVIENTIRELSPDLVIIDSIQTVFLDDLSSAPGSVTQVRECTAKIMRIGKGENISIFIVGHVTKDGSIAGPRILEHMVDTVLYFEGERLASYRILRAVKNRFGSTNEIGVFEMRQIGLVEINNPSEYMLSGRPIGATGSSVTCSIEGTRPILAEVQSLVSYTTFNIPRRMATGMDFNRMILLVAVLEKKLNLQLGSYDIYVNLAGGIKILEPALDASVACSIVSSYKNKPIDAKTLIFGEIGLSGELRAVSFCEKRVMEALKLGFETVVIPKDNLKEVSSIKDIKICPVANINELLKLVL from the coding sequence ATGGCAAAAATTAAAACAAAATACATATGTCAAGAATGTGGATATGAAACTGGAAAGTGGCTTGGAAGATGCCCTTCTTGTAATAACTTTTCAACTTTTTCTGAAGAAATTGTTGAAAAAAATACTCCAAAAATTACTAGCCCTTCTGCTACAAATAAAGCTTTATCTTTAGATAATATTGCTCCTATAAATGAAGTTAGAACAAAAACTCAAATAGGAGAACTTGATAGAGTTTTAGGTGGTGGAATTGTTCAAGGTTCTTTAACATTGGTAGGTGGAGACCCTGGCATAGGTAAATCTACCCTACTTTTACAAATATGCCAAGCCGTTGGTGAAGCTAATAAAAAAATATTATATGTATCTGGAGAAGAATCTGCTCAACAAATAAAGCTACGAGCAAGCAGATTAAATATTACAACAAAAAATCTTCTTCTTTTATCTGAAACTAATTTTAATGTAATAGAAAATACTATAAGAGAGCTTTCTCCTGATTTAGTTATAATAGATTCTATACAAACAGTTTTTTTAGATGACCTTTCTTCTGCTCCAGGTAGCGTAACACAAGTTAGAGAATGTACGGCAAAAATAATGCGTATAGGTAAAGGAGAAAATATATCTATATTTATAGTAGGTCACGTTACTAAAGATGGGTCTATTGCTGGTCCTAGAATATTAGAACATATGGTAGATACAGTTTTATACTTTGAAGGTGAAAGACTTGCTAGTTATCGTATATTAAGAGCCGTAAAAAATCGTTTTGGTTCTACAAATGAAATTGGTGTGTTTGAAATGCGTCAAATAGGATTAGTAGAAATAAATAATCCATCTGAATATATGCTTTCTGGACGACCAATAGGTGCTACTGGTTCTTCTGTAACTTGTAGCATAGAAGGAACTAGACCAATACTTGCCGAAGTCCAATCTTTAGTAAGTTATACAACTTTTAATATACCACGAAGAATGGCAACTGGTATGGACTTTAATCGTATGATACTTCTTGTAGCCGTTTTAGAAAAAAAATTAAATCTCCAGTTAGGCTCTTATGATATTTATGTAAATTTAGCCGGAGGAATAAAAATATTAGAACCTGCCTTAGATGCTTCTGTTGCTTGCTCTATTGTATCTAGCTATAAAAATAAGCCTATTGATGCTAAAACATTAATTTTTGGAGAAATAGGACTATCTGGAGAGCTACGTGCTGTATCATTTTGTGAAAAACGTGTTATGGAAGCATTAAAACTAGGCTTTGAAACAGTTGTTATACCAAAAGATAACTTAAAAGAAGTTTCTTCTATAAAAGATATTAAAATTTGTCCTGTTGCTAACATAAATGAACTTTTAAAATTAGTTTTATAA
- a CDS encoding ABC transporter ATP-binding protein translates to MIEAVNVTKKFDNIIAVDNVSATIKNGSVFGLIGTNGAGKSTFLRMASGILKPDSGNIKIDNEEIFDNIGVKNKFFYISDEQFFFNNATPEDMKNYYQTIYENFDIERYKKLMKDFSLDRNRKIKTFSKGMKKQISVICGLCSKTDYLFCDETFDGLDPVVRQAVKSLFAQDIDERNLTPVIASHNLRELEDICDNIGLLHRGGMILSKDLEELKLDIHKVQIVFKETITTEIFEKLDIIKTETRGSLNVITIRGNKEYVNKYLESLQPIFFEMLPLSLEEIFIVETEEKGYDIKSLII, encoded by the coding sequence ATGATAGAGGCAGTAAATGTAACAAAAAAATTTGACAATATAATAGCTGTTGATAATGTATCTGCAACAATAAAAAATGGAAGTGTTTTTGGGCTTATTGGTACAAACGGTGCTGGTAAATCTACATTTTTAAGAATGGCATCTGGAATATTAAAACCAGATAGTGGAAATATAAAAATAGATAATGAAGAAATATTTGATAATATAGGAGTAAAAAATAAGTTTTTTTATATATCTGATGAACAATTTTTCTTTAATAATGCTACTCCAGAAGATATGAAAAATTATTATCAAACAATATATGAAAACTTTGATATTGAAAGATATAAAAAACTTATGAAAGATTTTAGTCTTGATAGAAATAGAAAAATAAAAACATTTTCAAAGGGAATGAAAAAACAAATATCGGTTATATGTGGTTTATGTTCAAAAACGGATTATCTTTTTTGTGATGAAACATTTGATGGGTTAGATCCAGTTGTTAGGCAAGCAGTAAAAAGCCTTTTTGCACAAGATATAGATGAAAGAAACCTAACACCTGTTATAGCATCTCATAACCTTAGAGAATTAGAAGATATATGTGACAACATAGGACTTTTGCACAGGGGAGGTATGATATTATCAAAAGATTTAGAAGAGTTAAAATTAGATATACATAAAGTTCAAATTGTTTTTAAAGAAACTATTACAACTGAAATATTTGAGAAATTGGATATAATTAAAACAGAAACTAGAGGATCTTTAAATGTAATTACTATAAGAGGTAATAAAGAATATGTAAATAAATATTTAGAAAGTTTACAACCAATATTTTTTGAAATGTTACCATTATCTTTAGAGGAAATATTTATAGTAGAAACGGAGGAAAAAGGATATGATATCAAATCACTTATCATCTAA
- a CDS encoding SEC-C metal-binding domain-containing protein — MNLYESWFNKAYTKDGGINNLFWNDFVPKEQKIYEYILSEKVEKIEGSVKELAEKFDMSPEYFTGFIDGINDTQEEKIVLQDLTEDSQICIKINFEVLYRKMVEYKADHLYNLPEWKNIFTEEQLKTLFRGQRSSTTFIREPKIERNDPCPCGSGKKYKKCCGAN; from the coding sequence ATGAATTTATACGAAAGTTGGTTTAATAAAGCATATACTAAAGATGGTGGTATAAATAATTTATTTTGGAATGACTTTGTGCCAAAAGAACAAAAAATATATGAATATATATTAAGTGAAAAAGTTGAAAAAATTGAAGGTAGCGTTAAAGAGCTTGCCGAAAAATTTGATATGTCTCCAGAATATTTTACTGGATTTATTGATGGTATAAATGACACACAAGAAGAAAAAATTGTATTACAAGATTTAACAGAAGATAGTCAAATATGTATAAAAATTAATTTTGAAGTTTTATACAGAAAAATGGTAGAATACAAAGCTGACCATCTTTACAACCTTCCTGAATGGAAAAATATATTTACAGAAGAGCAACTAAAAACACTTTTTAGAGGGCAAAGAAGCTCTACTACATTTATTAGAGAACCAAAAATAGAAAGAAATGACCCTTGTCCTTGTGGAAGTGGTAAAAAATATAAAAAATGTTGTGGGGCTAACTAA